One genomic window of Anaerobranca californiensis DSM 14826 includes the following:
- a CDS encoding tetratricopeptide repeat protein yields the protein MSKKTSNVISISKGADLYFAKANNYYLKNDIEKALEYYKRAMVIEPDNSINHFNVASLLGEMGELSESNKIFRQTLKINPELIECWFFMGINYGQMQKYRKAKMCFEKYLQLAPEGEHSQQARDILSAFQSSDFTMDFIDKRDLQKIEQLCSKGIELVEKGEYVKGEKLFKEAKKINSKVTAPINNLALTYYYQGDLKKAIAESKLALSIEPNNIYSLCNIIAFYKEAKDEVNLRAMVKQLANIDIDGLYTEEIIKLAVTYGSLGKDSIAASYLSLVLQEEPNNFKALYYAAIADFNRKKFKLSKGKWIRLQEIEPGNPFTAYYTNLINKIIKKEKEFSKLSYQIKVPYNSLLEIIKILSSSDLKEKVNQYWDDNSLLDSLIWVLNKGDNSLKEPLINLMLSLQDGKYLAAIVDFCYDIQQNYNQRNFAFQKILDFNYSFSCCEFWRNDIYENQRGWTEPQRLVLQRAIKKIELKKELVFIYTAQAIWNDYILKEKPIIRNIDTWVKALVALVISEVGCTKRDKEIIQDIDFKERGIKEKMLKIKKVLYGI from the coding sequence ATGTCTAAGAAAACATCTAATGTGATTTCTATTTCAAAGGGAGCAGATCTTTATTTTGCTAAAGCTAATAATTATTATTTAAAAAATGATATAGAAAAAGCTTTAGAATATTATAAGAGGGCAATGGTTATAGAACCAGATAATAGTATAAATCATTTCAATGTAGCTTCATTATTAGGGGAAATGGGAGAACTTTCTGAATCAAATAAAATATTTCGTCAAACATTAAAAATTAATCCTGAGCTTATTGAGTGTTGGTTTTTTATGGGTATTAACTATGGTCAAATGCAAAAGTACCGAAAAGCCAAAATGTGTTTTGAGAAATATTTGCAATTGGCTCCTGAAGGTGAACATTCCCAACAAGCAAGGGATATATTAAGTGCTTTTCAAAGTTCAGATTTTACCATGGATTTCATAGATAAGAGAGATTTGCAAAAAATAGAACAACTATGTTCAAAGGGTATCGAGTTAGTGGAAAAAGGGGAATATGTTAAAGGGGAAAAATTATTTAAAGAAGCGAAAAAAATAAATTCTAAAGTAACGGCACCTATCAATAATTTAGCATTAACTTATTATTATCAAGGGGATTTAAAAAAGGCAATTGCTGAATCTAAACTAGCGTTATCTATAGAGCCTAATAATATTTATTCTTTATGTAATATAATCGCTTTTTATAAAGAAGCAAAAGATGAAGTAAACTTAAGAGCTATGGTAAAACAGTTAGCAAATATAGACATCGATGGATTATACACTGAAGAAATAATTAAATTAGCGGTAACTTATGGTAGTTTAGGAAAAGATTCAATAGCAGCTTCCTATTTATCGTTAGTTCTCCAAGAAGAACCTAATAATTTTAAAGCTTTATACTACGCTGCTATAGCTGACTTCAATAGGAAAAAATTTAAACTATCTAAAGGAAAATGGATTAGATTACAAGAAATTGAACCTGGTAATCCTTTTACAGCCTATTATACTAATTTAATTAATAAAATTATTAAAAAAGAAAAAGAATTTAGTAAACTTTCTTATCAAATTAAAGTTCCTTATAACTCCCTTCTTGAAATAATTAAAATACTTTCTTCCTCTGATTTAAAAGAAAAAGTAAATCAATATTGGGATGATAACTCCTTATTAGATTCTTTAATTTGGGTTTTAAATAAAGGCGATAATTCTTTAAAAGAACCTTTAATAAATTTGATGCTAAGTTTACAAGATGGTAAATATTTAGCTGCTATAGTGGATTTTTGCTATGATATTCAACAAAACTATAACCAAAGGAATTTTGCTTTTCAAAAAATACTTGATTTTAACTATAGTTTCTCTTGTTGTGAGTTTTGGAGAAATGATATCTATGAAAACCAAAGGGGTTGGACTGAACCTCAAAGATTAGTATTGCAAAGAGCCATTAAAAAAATAGAATTAAAAAAAGAATTAGTATTTATCTATACCGCTCAGGCTATTTGGAATGATTATATTTTAAAAGAAAAACCGATTATAAGAAATATTGATACATGGGTAAAAGCTTTAGTAGCTTTAGTAATTTCTGAAGTGGGTTGTA